Part of the Oerskovia paurometabola genome is shown below.
GCACCGGTCCCTCGGCCACGAGGACGTCGGACGGACCGACCGTGCCCGTCTTCTCGACGCCGCGGTCCTTCTGCCACTTCGTGACCGCCTGGGCGGTCGAGCCCGTGAACTTCGTGTCCACGGTGAAGCCCGTGTAGCCGAGGGCCTTGAGGTTCTCCTCGAGCTGGCGCACGTCCTCGCCCTCGGCGCCCGTGCCCAGCTCGCGGTACACGGGCAGCGTGCCGAGCAGGAGCACGGTCGGGCGTTCGTCGACCTTGAAGAGCACTCCCCCACGGTCGACGACGTCGCCCACGCCCGGCAGCCACGTCACCGTCCCCCCACCGTCGGCTCCGCCGGCCCCCTGGTACCCGCGAGCGACGGCCTCGCCGTGGCCGAGCGTGCCCTTGACCGTCGAGCGCTGCACGAGGGTCTGCCGGGTCACGGTCGCGGTCTCCTCGGGACCGGTCGCGGCGGGTGCCGGGACGTCCCCGCGGCCGAACCCCGTCAGTGCCAGCACGATGCCCGCGCCGATCACCACGGTGCCCACGATCCCACCGACCACCAGCCCGCGGCGGCGCTTCGGAGCGGGCGCCCCGGGCACCGCGCTCCGGCGGCTCACTCGCCACCTCCGGGCACGCTCTCGAAGACACCGAGCCCGGCGGACCCAGGCTCGTTGCACGCTTCGAGCGCGGCCTCGAAGGCCGCGATGTCGTCACCCACCTCGCCGGCCGCGGTCATCCCGCCGTTCGGGTCCGGGTCGGGCATGTCCATGCCGTGCTCGCGCATGCACTTGGCGAACTCACGCTGGGCCTCGAGGTCCTCGGGGGTCATCTTCAGGGGCTCCCCGCCGTTCGGCATGAACTCCCTGCAGGCGTCGAAGGCCGCGTCCATCTCGTCCATGCTGCCCGCCTCGGCGGTGCCCGACGTGACCGACAGCCCCCCGTCGGTGTCCGGGTCGGGCATGTCGATGCCGTTGTCGCGCATGCAGCTCGCGAACTGTCGTGCCATGTCGTCGCGCTCGGCGTCGGTCATGTCCTCGAACGACTTCTTGTCCTCCGCCTGGCCGGTCTCGCCCTTCCCGCCGCCGGCGCTCGCGACGTCCGGGGCGTCGTCGGGCGCGCAGGCCGAGAGCGTGACCGTGAGCAGGGCGACGACGAAGGCCGCGGCGGCCGAGCGACGGCGCGCCACGGGGCGGGCCGTCCCACCAGGGCGGGTCTGGGAGCTGTTCATGATGATCCTCACGTCGGGAACGGGTTCAGGAGCAGTCCACCCGACTCCCTGTGAGGCCCTCGTGAGCCGCGACCTCACAGAGATCTCACAGTGCTCACCGTCATGCTCCTGGTGTGCGAGTACTGGTGGTGGAGGACGAGGAGCTCATCGCGCAGGCCGTCGCGACGGGCCTGCGACGCCTCGCGATGGCGGTCGACGTCGCGCTCGACGGGCACGAGGCCCTGGCCCGGATCGACGCGAACGCGTACGACGTCGTCGTGCTCGACCGGGACCTGCCGGGCGTCCACGGCGACGACGTGTGCCGGGCGATCGTGGCCTCGGACGGGGACTCGCGCGTCCTCATGCTCACGGCGTCGGGCGGCGTGCTGGACAGGGTGACCGGGCTCGACCTCGGCGCCGACGACTACCTCGTCAAGCCGTTCGCGTTTGCCGAGCTGAGCGCCCGCGTCCGCGCCCTGGGACGCCGCGCCCGGCCGGCCGCCCCACCCGTGCTCGAACGCTCGGGACTGCGCCTCGACACGAGCCGGCACGAGGTCTACCGCGAGGGCACGTTCGTGCACCTGTCGCGCAAGGAGTTCGGCGTCCTCGAGGAGCTGCTGCGCGCCGACGGACGGCCGGTGTCGGCCGAGCACCTCCTCGAGAAGGTGTGGGACGAGAACATCGACCCCTTCACGGGCGTCGTGCGCTTCACCATCAAGCAGCTGCGCCGCAAGCTCGGGGAGGCGTCGCTCGTCGAGACCGTCACGGGCGTCGGGTACCGGGTCCCGTGAGGCTCCCCCGCCTCGCGCTTCGCCCGACCCTGCGGGCCCGGCTCACGGCCGTCTACGCCGTGGCGTTCGTCGTCGCGGGTGCCGTGCTCATCGCGGTCCTGTACGTCCTGCTCGCGACGGCGATCGACCGGCAGCCCGTCGACTCGGTCGGCCTCGCGGTGGGCGCGGTCGAGGCGTCCGACCTCGGTACGTACTCGACCCTCGACCCGTCGCTGACTGCCGAGCTGACCGCGGGGCAGACCTTCCCGCTGCACGCCGCGGAGACGGTCGACCCCGCGATGCCCCTCACGTCCGCGGCCGACCCGTTCGCGGACCTGCGCCGGGTCGTCGAGCTCAACAACCAGGAGGCCCGCGACGCCACGCTGCGCAACGTGCTCACGTGGTCGATCCTCGCGCTGCTCGGGATCGGGGTCCTCGCGGTCGGCTTCGGGTGGGTCATGTCGTCGCGCGCGCTCGCCCCGCTGCACCGGATCACGGCCACGGCCCGCCGCGTCGCGGACGACAACCTGCACGAGCGCATCGCGCACACGGGCCCCGACGACGAGCTCAAGGACCTCGCGGACACGTTCGACCAGATGCTCGAACGCCTCGACCGGGCGTTCGACGGCCAGCGACGGTTCGTCTCGAACGCGTCGCACGAGCTGCGCACCCCGCTGACGATCACCCGTACCGTCCTCGAGGTCGCGCTCGACGACCCCGGCACGCACGACGACGCGCGCCACCTGGGGACGACGCTGCTCGCCGTGAACGCACGCCAGGAGCGCCTCATCGAAGGCCTCCTGACGCTCGCCGCCGTGGACCAGGCGCCGCTCGTCCCCGAGCCCGTCGACCTCGCCGAGGTCGCCGCCCAGGCCCTCGCGACCGCCGGGACCGCGGCCCGGGACGGCGGCGTCGACCTGCACCTCGACGCCGAGACGACCCCGACGCAGGGCGACGCGGTCCTGCTCGAACGCCTCGTCCAGAACCTCGTCGACAACGCCGTGCGCTACAACGAGCCGGGCGGCCGCGTGGCCGTCGCGACGCGCCCCGGACCGGCCGGCTCGGTCGAGGTCGCGGTGTCCAACACGGGCCCCGTCGTGCCGTCCTACGAGGTCGAAGCACTGTTCGAGCCGTTCCGGCGGCTCGGCCGCGACGGCGCCGTGGCCGACCGCCGCGGGGGCTACGTGCGCGGCGGCGTCGGGCTGGGGCTGTCGATCGTCCGCTCGGTCGCGGCCGCCCACGGCGGCCAGGTCACGGCCGAGCCGCGCGAGGGTGGCGGCCTCACGGTGGTCGCACGCCTGCCGGGCACGCGGGGACCCGTCAGCCCGGCATCGGCACCGGCACGTCCGAGCCGCCCTCGACCGTTCGCCGCGCTCCCATCTGGATGATCGCCGGGGCGGGCACGAACCCTCCCGCGACGAGC
Proteins encoded:
- a CDS encoding sensor histidine kinase — encoded protein: MRLPRLALRPTLRARLTAVYAVAFVVAGAVLIAVLYVLLATAIDRQPVDSVGLAVGAVEASDLGTYSTLDPSLTAELTAGQTFPLHAAETVDPAMPLTSAADPFADLRRVVELNNQEARDATLRNVLTWSILALLGIGVLAVGFGWVMSSRALAPLHRITATARRVADDNLHERIAHTGPDDELKDLADTFDQMLERLDRAFDGQRRFVSNASHELRTPLTITRTVLEVALDDPGTHDDARHLGTTLLAVNARQERLIEGLLTLAAVDQAPLVPEPVDLAEVAAQALATAGTAARDGGVDLHLDAETTPTQGDAVLLERLVQNLVDNAVRYNEPGGRVAVATRPGPAGSVEVAVSNTGPVVPSYEVEALFEPFRRLGRDGAVADRRGGYVRGGVGLGLSIVRSVAAAHGGQVTAEPREGGGLTVVARLPGTRGPVSPASAPARPSRPRPFAALPSG
- a CDS encoding peptidoglycan-binding protein, translated to MSRRSAVPGAPAPKRRRGLVVGGIVGTVVIGAGIVLALTGFGRGDVPAPAATGPEETATVTRQTLVQRSTVKGTLGHGEAVARGYQGAGGADGGGTVTWLPGVGDVVDRGGVLFKVDERPTVLLLGTLPVYRELGTGAEGEDVRQLEENLKALGYTGFTVDTKFTGSTAQAVTKWQKDRGVEKTGTVGPSDVLVAEGPVRVDALKVRVGDAAAAEILTTTGVDRAISVDLDISDRDRAVEGGTVTVELPGGATTEAVVSAVGSPEVVEDESGMPGASDKTTVPVTVTLPDGTDADPGSVKVTFVAAERPDVLTVPVAALLALAEGGYGVEVVEDGTSRIVAVETGMFADGSVEITGDVVEGDVVGMPS
- a CDS encoding response regulator transcription factor, encoding MRVLVVEDEELIAQAVATGLRRLAMAVDVALDGHEALARIDANAYDVVVLDRDLPGVHGDDVCRAIVASDGDSRVLMLTASGGVLDRVTGLDLGADDYLVKPFAFAELSARVRALGRRARPAAPPVLERSGLRLDTSRHEVYREGTFVHLSRKEFGVLEELLRADGRPVSAEHLLEKVWDENIDPFTGVVRFTIKQLRRKLGEASLVETVTGVGYRVP